The Stackebrandtia nassauensis DSM 44728 genome includes the window CAACCCGATCCGCCCCGCCACATCGGCGACCCGAGCGGCCCGCTCGGCCTTACGGTGCCCGCGAGCCCGCATCCCGAACGCGATGTTCTCGGCGACGGTCAGCGGCGGGTACAGCGCGTAGTTCTCGAACGCCACCCCGATGCTGCGTTTCTGCGGGGGCAACCCGACCATCGACCGTCCCCCCACCGCGATGTCGCCGCCGGTGACGTCCTCCAGTCCCGCGATCATGCGCAGGGTGGTGGACTTGCCGCACCCGGACGGGCCGAGCAGGCCCACGAGCTCACCACTGTTGACCTCGAGATCGAAGCCGCGCACGGCTTCCACCTCGGGTCGGCCCTTGGTGCGGTAGGTCTTGCGAACGTCCCGCAGTACGAGATCGCTCATGGGGTCCTCCGTTCATACGCTGAGATCACGCTGACCTTCGAATTGGACGGTGATGCGGGGTCGAACTCGTAGCCAAGCCACTCGCTGGCCAGTCGGCGGGCCAGTTCGAGGCCGACGACCCGCTGTCCGAACGAGATGATCTGACAGTCGTTGGACAACACCGACCGCTCACACGAGTAACTGTCGGAAACAGTCGTGGCCCGCACACCCGGAACCTTGTTAGCGCTGATCGCCATCCCGATGCCGGTACCGCAGATGAGGATCGCCCGATCCACCTCACCCCGCGCGACGGCCTCAGCGACAGTCAGTCCAACGCTGGCATACGGGGTGGTCTCGCCCTCGGCAACCCCGAAATCCACAACGGACCCCACCCGCGAGTCCTCGGCGAGGTCCCGCGCGATGGCCTCCTTGTACTGGAACCCGGCTTCGTCGGCTCCCACGGCGATCCGCCACTGTCGGCTGCTCATCGCCACTCACCTCCGTTCGTGTCGTTGCTACGGACTTGGCTCATCGGCCTGGCGCTGACAGCCAGCGCTTGGCTCACCAGCCCAAGCGCGGCGGCCGTCCGCCGCCGCTCGCTGGCGCCGTCGCTCAACGCTCGGCTCACCGGCTTGGCGGTGGCCGCCGCGTTGCTCGGCCGCTGGCCACTGCGGCCGTCTGCAAGCGCTCGGCTCACCGGCTTGGCGGTGGCCGCCGCGTTGCTCGGCCGCTGGCCACTGCGGCCGTCGCCAAAAGCTCGGCGCACTGGCTCGCCTGCGGCGGCTTCTCGCTGTCGCTTCACCGCTCACCGTCCTTCGTGTCGTCCAGCACGCGGCCCACCGCCGTCGCGCACAGCGACAGCGACACCGCGCCGGGATCGGGGGTGCCCAGGCTCTTCTCGGCCAGCGGCCGGGCGCGGCCGAGCCGGGGTACCAGGTCGCGGGTGGCTTCTGCGGCGGCAGCGGCGGCCTGGGCCGCTCGATTCCAGGCCGCCGCCAGAGGCTCGCCACCGCTCACCGTGTCGGTGAGCGTCGTGACGAACGGGTCGAGCGCGTCCACAAGGGTCTTGTCGCCGAGTGTGGCGCCGCCGAGTTCGGTGATGGCCGCAAGGCCCGCTTCCATTGCCCGCGCGACCGTCGCCTGGTTGGGCGTTTCGCGGTTGCCGAGCGTGTTCCCGACGGCCCGCAAGAACGCTCCCCATAGGACACCGGACGAGCCCGCCCCGCCGTCAGCCCAAGCGTCCCCAGCGGTCCGTAGCGTGTCGCCCGCTCCCATCGCGGGGTCGAGGGCTTGGCACGCGGCTCGCAATCCACGCACCATGCCCCGTCCGTGGTCGCCGTCCCCGGCGATGGCATCGATGTCGCCCAGCCGCCGCTCGTTGTCGACCACGGTGTCGCGCATGGCTTCCAGAGCCGCGCGCACCACAGCGGCGCACCGCAGCGAGTCAGCCGACGCGGCCTCGGCGGGCGCCGCCGCAGCTCCAGCTCCAGCTCCAGCTCCAGCTCCAGCTCCAGCTCCAGCTCCAGCTCCAGCTCCAGCTCCAGCTCCAGCTCCAGCTCCAGCTCCAGCTCCAGCTCCAGCGGAGACTAGCGCGCCCGCCGTCAGCTCAGCAGCCTCGGCTTGCTCGCCCGAAGCTCCCCCTCGGTTCAGCAGCGATGTGTCGCCCCGTCTGAAGGCGGGCGTGTCGACCGGCGCCTCCCACAGCTCCGCCAGCTCGTCGTCCAGCCAGCACACCGTCAGCGAACAGCCCGCCATGTCCAAACTGGTCACCAGCTCCCCCACCTCCGGCGACACCACCGTCACCCCCGCGGCGGCCAGCCGCGGCGCCACGTCCTTCCAGATCACGAACAGCTCTTCGTACTTCGTCGACCCCAACCCGTTGAGCAGCACCGCCGCTCGCCCATCCGCGTCGGCCGGACGCTCCGCCAGCACGGCCTCCGTCAGCGTCTCCGCCAACTGCGCCGCCGTCAGCCGGTCCACCGTCCTCACCCCAGGCTCCCCGTGGATGCCCAGCCCCAGCTCCATCTTCTCCGGGTCCACCGTGAACAGCGGCTCCCCGCTACCCGGAAAAGTGCACCCCGCGAAGGCCGCCCCCAGGGTCCTGGTGCGCGCATTGGTCTTCACCGCGATCCGCTCCACCTCGTCCAACGGCAGTCCCCGCTCCGCGGCCGCTCCCGCGAGCTTGAACACGCAGAAGCCGCCCGCGATCCCGCGTCGGTCCGCTGTGGAGTCCGCCGCCGCCGAAGCCATGTCGTCGGTCACCAGCACCGTCCGGCAGTCGATCCCCTCTTCCCGCAGCCGCTGCTGCGCCAGGCCGAAGTTCATGACGTCCCCGGCGTAGTTCCCGTAACTGAACAGCACTCCCGCACCGCCG containing:
- a CDS encoding dihydroxyacetone kinase family protein, with product MTRLYNDPATFTGDAVDGFASAYERYVRRVPGASGVMRAAGARPGKVSVIVGGGSGHYPAFFGLVGPGLADGAVIGDIFTSPSTAQAYQVAKALDGGAGVLFSYGNYAGDVMNFGLAQQRLREEGIDCRTVLVTDDMASAAADSTADRRGIAGGFCVFKLAGAAAERGLPLDEVERIAVKTNARTRTLGAAFAGCTFPGSGEPLFTVDPEKMELGLGIHGEPGVRTVDRLTAAQLAETLTEAVLAERPADADGRAAVLLNGLGSTKYEELFVIWKDVAPRLAAAGVTVVSPEVGELVTSLDMAGCSLTVCWLDDELAELWEAPVDTPAFRRGDTSLLNRGGASGEQAEAAELTAGALVSAGAGAGAGAGAGAGAGAGAGAGAGAGAGAGAGAGAAAAPAEAASADSLRCAAVVRAALEAMRDTVVDNERRLGDIDAIAGDGDHGRGMVRGLRAACQALDPAMGAGDTLRTAGDAWADGGAGSSGVLWGAFLRAVGNTLGNRETPNQATVARAMEAGLAAITELGGATLGDKTLVDALDPFVTTLTDTVSGGEPLAAAWNRAAQAAAAAAEATRDLVPRLGRARPLAEKSLGTPDPGAVSLSLCATAVGRVLDDTKDGER
- a CDS encoding RpiB/LacA/LacB family sugar-phosphate isomerase; the encoded protein is MSSRQWRIAVGADEAGFQYKEAIARDLAEDSRVGSVVDFGVAEGETTPYASVGLTVAEAVARGEVDRAILICGTGIGMAISANKVPGVRATTVSDSYSCERSVLSNDCQIISFGQRVVGLELARRLASEWLGYEFDPASPSNSKVSVISAYERRTP